Proteins found in one Streptomyces sp. CB09001 genomic segment:
- a CDS encoding type II toxin-antitoxin system PemK/MazF family toxin translates to MSAFTDDIDSNGETVPGRYGPSATTEADPREVGRVRTEYSPAHDGDPDPGEIVWTWVPYEEADGRGKDRPVLVVAREAAGTVLAVQLSSKRHDGDREWVPIGSGPWDRSGRDSWVDVDRVLRLHDAGMRREACALDRMRFDLVRQRLRERYGWS, encoded by the coding sequence GTGAGCGCCTTCACCGACGACATCGACAGCAACGGCGAGACCGTCCCGGGCCGTTACGGTCCCTCCGCCACCACCGAGGCAGACCCGCGGGAGGTGGGCCGGGTGCGGACCGAGTACTCCCCCGCGCACGACGGCGATCCCGATCCCGGCGAGATCGTCTGGACGTGGGTGCCCTATGAGGAGGCGGACGGCCGGGGCAAGGACCGGCCCGTCCTCGTGGTCGCCCGGGAGGCGGCCGGGACCGTGCTGGCGGTGCAGCTGTCCAGCAAGCGGCACGACGGGGACCGGGAGTGGGTGCCGATCGGCAGCGGGCCGTGGGACCGCTCCGGGCGGGACTCCTGGGTCGACGTCGACCGGGTGCTGCGCCTGCACGACGCGGGCATGCGCCGCGAGGCGTGCGCCCTGGACCGGATGCGTTTCGACCTCGTACGGCAGCGGCTGCGGGAGCGCTACGGCTGGAGCTGA
- a CDS encoding TIGR02452 family protein, with protein sequence MSARLRGIAQQTEQIVAAGSYRTSDGREVSLAAAVGAARDGTRMYGPGPVEVSVPARVRTVLEVTGESSLEAARRLGGEVAVLNFASARNPGGGYLNGAQAQEEALCRASALYTCLLRAREFYDHHRAHRDPFYTDRVVHSPGVPVFRDDRGRLLDEPFRAGFLTSAAPNAGVVLRTAPERAADLPAALARRAERVLETAAAHGYRRLVLGAWGCGVFRNDPARVAGAFRTLLGPDGRFAGAFERVAFGILDRTPGATVRVAFERAFPEGAGCPGQLQS encoded by the coding sequence GTGAGCGCGCGCCTGCGGGGCATCGCACAGCAGACGGAGCAGATCGTCGCGGCCGGGTCCTACCGCACGTCCGACGGGCGTGAGGTGTCCCTCGCGGCGGCGGTCGGGGCGGCCCGGGACGGTACGCGGATGTACGGGCCGGGGCCCGTCGAGGTGTCCGTTCCGGCCCGGGTGCGCACGGTCCTCGAGGTGACCGGCGAGAGCAGCCTGGAGGCCGCCCGGCGGCTCGGCGGCGAGGTCGCCGTGCTCAACTTCGCCTCCGCACGCAACCCGGGCGGCGGCTACCTCAACGGCGCCCAGGCCCAGGAGGAGGCCCTGTGCCGGGCCTCCGCCCTGTACACCTGCCTGCTGCGGGCGCGCGAGTTCTACGACCACCACCGCGCCCACCGCGACCCGTTCTACACGGACCGCGTCGTCCACTCGCCCGGCGTACCCGTCTTCCGCGACGACCGGGGCCGCCTGCTGGACGAGCCGTTCAGGGCCGGATTCCTCACCTCCGCCGCGCCCAACGCGGGCGTGGTGCTCCGCACGGCCCCGGAGCGTGCCGCCGACCTGCCCGCCGCGCTCGCCCGGCGCGCCGAGCGGGTGCTGGAGACGGCCGCGGCCCACGGGTACCGGCGGCTGGTCCTGGGCGCCTGGGGCTGCGGGGTGTTCCGCAACGACCCCGCCCGGGTGGCGGGCGCGTTCCGGACCCTGCTCGGGCCCGACGGGCGGTTCGCCGGTGCCTTCGAGCGGGTGGCGTTCGGCATCCTGGACCGCACCCCTGGCGCCACCGTCCGGGTGGCCTTCGAGCGCGCCTTCCCGGAGGGCGCCGGATGTCCCGGTCAGCTCCAGTCGTAG
- the egtA gene encoding ergothioneine biosynthesis glutamate--cysteine ligase EgtA has protein sequence MSDSVGGCIRPRTAVSEAEVEALVRGICFKTGPPRRLGVEVEWLVHELRAPQLPVSPERLHAVYTALRAVPLRSALTVEPGGQLELSSLPAASLMECVRSVSADLDAVRALLREDGLALVGLGHDPWQAPRRYLRQPRYDAMEACLDRTGPGGRFMMCASASVQVCVDAGHEEPGPLGHVRRWWLAHHLGAVLLAAFANSPLSGGRPTGWRSTRQLRWTQIGPGRAGGPPLDSDPRGTWARHVLDAPVMCVRRDGGPWDVPEGLTLREWTRELVPRPPTREDLDYHLTTLFPPVRPRGHLELRMIDAQPGDDGWIVPLAVTAALFDDPEASETAYRAVKPLAERTRGLPAPHNPLYEDAARAALTDPELREAAVTCFTAALAALPRLGASTEVTDAVAGHLERYVLRGRCPADDLLDMPGGADRGPHGRETRS, from the coding sequence ATGTCCGATTCGGTTGGTGGCTGTATCCGGCCACGTACCGCGGTCAGTGAGGCCGAGGTCGAGGCGCTGGTCCGCGGCATCTGCTTCAAGACCGGTCCGCCCAGGCGCCTCGGCGTCGAGGTGGAATGGCTCGTCCACGAGCTGCGCGCGCCGCAGCTCCCCGTGTCACCCGAACGGCTCCACGCGGTGTACACCGCGCTGCGGGCCGTGCCCCTGAGGTCGGCGCTGACCGTCGAACCCGGCGGCCAGCTGGAGCTGAGTTCGCTCCCCGCCGCCTCGCTGATGGAGTGCGTCCGCTCCGTCTCCGCCGACCTCGACGCCGTCCGCGCCCTGCTGCGCGAGGACGGCCTCGCCCTGGTCGGCCTCGGCCACGATCCCTGGCAGGCGCCGCGCCGTTACCTGCGGCAGCCGCGCTACGACGCCATGGAGGCCTGTCTCGACCGCACCGGCCCCGGTGGCCGCTTCATGATGTGCGCCTCCGCCTCGGTGCAGGTGTGCGTGGACGCCGGGCACGAGGAGCCGGGGCCGCTCGGTCACGTACGCCGGTGGTGGCTGGCCCATCACCTGGGCGCGGTCCTGCTGGCCGCGTTCGCCAACTCCCCGCTGTCCGGCGGGCGCCCCACCGGCTGGCGGTCCACCCGGCAGCTGCGGTGGACGCAGATCGGCCCCGGACGCGCGGGCGGTCCCCCGCTGGACAGCGACCCGCGCGGCACCTGGGCGCGGCACGTGCTGGACGCCCCGGTGATGTGCGTGCGCCGCGACGGCGGCCCCTGGGACGTGCCGGAGGGCCTGACGCTGCGGGAGTGGACCCGCGAGCTGGTGCCCCGGCCGCCGACCCGGGAGGACCTCGACTACCACCTCACCACGCTCTTCCCGCCGGTGCGTCCGCGCGGCCACCTGGAGCTGCGGATGATCGACGCGCAGCCCGGGGACGACGGCTGGATCGTGCCGCTGGCGGTGACCGCCGCGCTGTTCGACGACCCCGAGGCGAGCGAGACCGCCTACCGGGCCGTCAAACCCCTGGCGGAGCGCACACGCGGCCTGCCCGCGCCGCACAACCCGCTGTACGAGGACGCGGCCCGTGCCGCCCTCACCGATCCCGAGCTGCGCGAGGCGGCCGTCACCTGCTTCACCGCCGCACTCGCCGCGCTGCCCCGGCTCGGCGCGAGCACCGAGGTGACGGACGCCGTCGCCGGGCACCTGGAGCGCTACGTCCTGAGGGGCCGCTGCCCCGCCGACGATCTGCTGGACATGCCGGGCGGCGCGGACCGTGGCCCGCACGGGAGGGAGACCCGCTCATGA
- the egtB gene encoding ergothioneine biosynthesis protein EgtB: MTDPTDATTTTTPEALRERALTTLVTARERTTLLTSCVEGPDLTAQVSPLMSPLVWDLAHIGNQEEQWLLRAVAGQEAIRPEIDSLYDAFEHPRSERPSLPLLSPAEARRYAADVRGRALDVLEATAFDGTRLTEAGFAFGMIAQHEQQHDETMLITHQLRKGPQALTAPDPDPVPLFTGPAEVLVPGGPFAMGTSTEPWALDNERPAHRREVAPYFIDTVPVTNGAYRAFIDDGGYDDPRWWTPEGWDHIRRHTITAPLFWRRDGGQWLRRRFGVTEAVPADEPVLHVCWYEADAYARWAGRRLPTEAEWEKAARYDPAGDRAMRYPWGDADPGPEHANLGQRHLRPAPAGSYPAGESPLGVRQLIGDVWEWTSSDFAPYPGFRAFPYKEYSEVFFGPEYKVLRGGSFAVDAVACRGTFRNWDYPIRRQIFSGFRTARSASAQAA; the protein is encoded by the coding sequence ATGACCGACCCCACTGACGCGACCACGACCACAACGCCCGAGGCCCTGCGTGAGCGGGCCCTGACCACGCTGGTCACCGCCCGCGAGCGCACCACCCTGCTCACCAGCTGCGTGGAGGGCCCCGACCTGACCGCCCAGGTGTCGCCGCTGATGTCCCCGCTGGTGTGGGACCTGGCGCACATCGGGAACCAGGAGGAGCAGTGGCTCCTGCGCGCGGTCGCCGGGCAGGAGGCGATACGTCCGGAGATCGACAGCTTGTACGACGCCTTCGAGCATCCGCGCTCCGAGCGGCCGAGCCTGCCGCTGCTGTCGCCCGCCGAGGCCCGCAGGTACGCGGCGGACGTGCGCGGGCGGGCCCTGGACGTGCTGGAGGCCACCGCGTTCGACGGGACGCGGCTGACGGAGGCGGGCTTCGCCTTCGGGATGATCGCCCAGCACGAGCAGCAGCACGACGAGACCATGCTGATCACGCACCAGCTGCGCAAGGGCCCGCAGGCCCTGACCGCGCCCGACCCGGACCCTGTACCGCTGTTCACGGGACCGGCCGAAGTCCTGGTGCCGGGCGGCCCGTTCGCCATGGGCACCTCCACCGAGCCGTGGGCCCTGGACAACGAACGCCCCGCGCACCGGCGCGAGGTGGCGCCGTACTTCATCGACACCGTCCCGGTGACCAACGGCGCCTACCGGGCGTTCATCGACGACGGCGGCTACGACGACCCGCGCTGGTGGACCCCCGAGGGCTGGGACCACATCCGCCGGCACACCATCACCGCCCCGCTGTTCTGGCGCCGGGACGGCGGGCAGTGGCTGCGGCGCCGCTTCGGGGTGACCGAGGCGGTTCCGGCGGACGAGCCGGTGCTCCACGTGTGCTGGTACGAGGCCGACGCGTACGCCCGCTGGGCGGGGCGCCGGCTGCCCACCGAGGCCGAGTGGGAGAAGGCCGCGCGGTACGACCCGGCCGGCGACCGCGCCATGCGCTATCCCTGGGGCGACGCCGACCCGGGCCCGGAGCACGCCAACCTCGGGCAGCGGCACCTGCGCCCGGCCCCCGCGGGCAGCTACCCGGCCGGTGAGTCGCCCCTCGGCGTACGGCAGTTGATCGGCGACGTCTGGGAGTGGACGTCGAGCGACTTCGCGCCGTACCCGGGCTTCAGGGCGTTCCCGTACAAGGAGTACTCGGAGGTGTTCTTCGGCCCCGAGTACAAGGTGCTGCGCGGCGGTTCCTTCGCCGTGGACGCGGTGGCCTGCCGGGGCACGTTCCGCAACTGGGACTATCCGATCCGGCGGCAGATCTTCTCCGGGTTCCGCACGGCCCGGTCGGCGTCGGCACAGGCCGCCTGA